The proteins below are encoded in one region of Saccopteryx leptura isolate mSacLep1 chromosome 1, mSacLep1_pri_phased_curated, whole genome shotgun sequence:
- the C1H8orf58 gene encoding LOW QUALITY PROTEIN: uncharacterized protein C8orf58 homolog (The sequence of the model RefSeq protein was modified relative to this genomic sequence to represent the inferred CDS: inserted 3 bases in 2 codons; deleted 1 base in 1 codon): protein MLSAARNAGGGGGSLSSLILSLXDGPGENLACGCVVPGVTSTYRLIPDASQGCLLDXSEMALGDSPLAISLGLSQDSLDFEPVGSSEPLALPMEPSAHLGRLRASRKLEQVLERSSQPPASPASLSQHHYSLKPTRKPEFEMPLSGARGQEATKAETDLKAGLEEAEAVRGVGPEPWACLPGQGLRYLEHLCLVLEQMARLQQLHLQLKTQRLPGDPGEEEESTLASSPPPSCAPDSGVHRSWKLLSQTKDTGSKKASFPKVGVPSANPPRLSEAPAEPAHTFQSSESHKRDLFHWNKVKVLLNRVCWKSPQHPEPPTPLDGPAPRIESRDLSERPPCRPLRKTLMPSLVVKKQ from the exons ATGCTTTCAGCTGCCAGGaatgctgggggtggagggggcagccTGTCCAGCCTGATCCTCTCCT CAGATGGGCCTGGTGAGAACCTGGCATGTGGTTGTGTAGTGCCTGGAGTCACCAGCACCTACAGACTGATCCCGGACGCCTCTCAAGGGTGCTTGTTGGA TTCTGAGATGGCTCTTGGGGACAGCCCCCTGGCCATCTCATTGGGCCTTTCTCAGGACTCTCTGGACTTTGAGCCTGTAGGGAGCTCT GAGCCCCTGGCCCTGCCTATGGAGccttctgcccacctgggccggCTCCGGGCCAGCAGGAAGCTAGAGCAGGTGCTGGAGCGGTCCAGCCAGCCCCCAGCTTCTCCAGCCAGCTTGTCACAACACCACTACTCTCTGAAACCGACAAGGAAGCCTGAGTTTGAAATGCCCCTTTCAGGAGCAAGGGGGCAAGAGGCCACCAAGGCAGAAACTGACCTGAAAGCAGGCCTGGAAGAAGCAGAGGCG GTGAGGGGTGTGGGGCCtgaaccctgggcctgcctcccAGGACAGGGTCTTCGCTACCTGGAACACCTGTGCCTGGTGTTGGAGCAGATGGCAAGGCTTCAGCAGCTCCACTTGCAGCTGAAGACCCAGAGGCTCCCTGGG GATcctggagaggaggaggagtcaaCCCTGGCCTCTTCACCTCCACCCTCTTGTGCCCCAGACAGTGGGGTGCACAGGTCATGGAAGCTGCTAAGCCAGACAAAGGATACAG GTTCCAAAAAAGCTTCATTCCCAAAGGTAGGGGTGCCCAGTGCCAACCCTCCCAGGCTGTCAGAGGCCCCAGCAGAGCCAGCTCATACCTTTCAATCCTCCGAGAGTCACAAG CGGGATCTCTTCCACTGGAACAAGGTCAAGGTCCTTCTCAATAGAGTTTGCTGGAAGAGCCCTCAACACCCTGAGCCCCCTACCCCTCTTGATGGCCCCGCTCCCAG gaTTGAGTCGAGGGACCTTTCTGAAAGACCTCCATGTCGGCCCCTCAGAAAGACCCTTATGCCATCATTAGTGGTAAAGAAGCAATGA
- the CCAR2 gene encoding cell cycle and apoptosis regulator protein 2 isoform X1, whose protein sequence is MSQFKRQRINPLPGGRNFSGTASTSLLGPPPGLLTPPVATDLSQNARHLQGGEKQRVFTGIVTSLHDYFGVVDEEVFFQLSVVKGRLPQLGEKVLVKAAYNPGQAVPWNAVKVQTLSNQPLLKSPAPPLLHVAALGQKQGILGAQPQLIFQPHRIPPLFPQKPLSLFQTSHTLHLSHLNRFPARGPHGRLDQGRSDDYDSKKRKQRAAGEPWGAKKPRHDLPPYRVHLTPYTVDSPTCDFLELQRRYRSLLVPSDFLALHLSWLSAFPLSQPFSLHHPSRIQVSSEKEPVPDSGAEPSPADSDPTYSSKVLLLSSPGLEELYRCCMLFVDDVTEPRETPVHPLKQIKFLLGRKEELAVLVGGEWSPSLDGLDPKGDPQVLVRTAIRCAQAQTGIDLSVCTKWWRFAEFQYLQLGPPRRLRTVVVYLPDIWTIMPTLEEWEALCLQKAAEAASRAQEAPVETEPTEQAADASEQAADTSKQNAENPDVTTQQEVDTDLPEAPPPPLEPAVMARPSCVNISLHGIVEDRRPKERISFEVMVLAELFLEMLQRDFGYRIYKVLLSLPEKVVAPPEPEKEEVAKEEVAKEEVQSEGTAAESDVPPKEDGLLPKPPSSGGEEEEKPRGETSEDLCEMALDPELLLLRDDGEEEFAGAKLEDSEVRSVASNQSEMEFSSLQDMPKELDPSAVLPLDCLLAFVFFDANWCGYLHRRDLERILLTLGLQLSAEQAKQLVSRVVTQNICQYRSLQYSRSEGTDGGLPEEALFGNLDLLPPPGKSAKPGAAPLEHKGLVSHNGSLINVGNLLQRAEQQDSGRLYLENKIHTLELKLEESHHRFSATEVTNKTLAADMQELRTRLAEAEDTARTAERQKNQLQRLLHDFRRRLTPLQLEMQRMVEKADSWVEKEEPAPSN, encoded by the exons ATGTCCCAGTTTAAGCGCCAGCGGATCAACCCACTTCCAGGGGGACGCAACTTCTCAG GCACTGCTTCAACGTCTCTTCTGGGTCCTCCTCCTGGTTTGCTCACTCCTCCTGTGGCCACAGACCTGTCCCAAAATGCCAGGCACCTTCAG GGTGGCGAGAAGCAGCGGGTCTTCACTGGCATCGTGACCAGCTTGCACGACTATTTCGGAGTGGTAGATGAGGAGGTCTTTTTTCAACTAAG TGTGGTGAAGGGCCGGCTGCCCCAGCTGGGTGAGAAGGTGCTGGTGAAGGCTGCATACAACCCAGGCCAGGCAGTGCCTTGGAATGCTGTCAAGGTGCAAACGCTCTCCAACCAG CCCTTACTGAAGTCCCCAGCACCTCCCCTTCTACATGTGGCAGCCCTGGGCCAGAAGCAAGGGATTCTGGGAGCTCAGCCCCAGCTGATCTTCCAGCCTCACCGGATTCCCCCACTCTTTCCTCAGAAGC CTCTGAGTCTCTTCCAAACATCCCACACGCTTCATCTGAGCCACCTGAACAGGTTTCCTGCTCGGGGCCCTCATGGCCGGTTGGATCAGGGCCGAAG CGATGACTATGACTCCAAGAAACGCAAGCAGCGGGCTGCTGGAGAGCCCTGGGGTGCTAAGAAGCCACGGCACGACCTGCCTCCGTACCGAGTGCATCTCACTCCCTATACTGTGGACAG CCCTACCTGTGACTTCCTAGAACTCCAGCGCCGTTACCGCAGCCTCCTGGTCCCCTCAGATTTTCTGGCTTTGCATCTGAGCTGGCTGTCAGCCTTTCCTCTGAGCCAGCCCTTTTCCCTCCACCATCCAAGCCGCATCCAGGTCTCTTCTGAGAAAGAGCCAGTTCCAGACAGTGGGGCTGAGCCCAGCCCTGCAGACAGTGACCCCACTTACAGTTCCAAG GTACTGCTGCTCTCTTCCCCGGGATTGGAGGAACTGTATCGTTGTTGCATGCTCTTTGTGGATGACGTGACTGAGCCAAGGGAGACACCAGTACACCCTCTGAAGCAGATTAAG TTTTTGCTGGGCCGGAAAGAAGAACTGGCAGTGCTGGTTGGGGGTGAGTGGTCTCCTTCCCTGGATGGCCTCGACCCTAAGGGTGACCCGCAGGTGCTAGTTCGCACTGCCATCCGCTGTGCACAAGCCCAGACTGGCATTGACCTGAGTGTCTGCACAAAGTG GTGGCGCTTTGCTGAATTCCAGTACCTGCAGCTGGGACCCCCAAGGCGGCTCCGGACTGTGGTGGTATACTTGCCGGACATCTGGACCATCATGCCGACTTTGGAAGAGTGGGAGGCCCTGTGCCTGCAGAAGGCTGCAGAGGCAGCTTCCCGGGCCCAGGAGGCACCAGTG GAAACAGAGCCTACAGAACAGGCAGCTGATGCGTCGGAGCAAGCAGCAGATACCTCTAAACAGAATGCAGAAAATCCGGACGTCACCACACAGCAGGAAGTGGACACTGACCTCCCAGAGGCCCCTCCGCCCCCCCTGGAACCTGCTGTCATGGCGCGCCCTAGCTGTGTGAACATCTCCCTCCACGGTATTGTGGAGGACCGGAGGCCAAAAGAAAGGATCTCTTTTGAG GTGATGGTGCTGGCTGAGTTGTTTCTGGAGATGCTGCAGAGGGATTTTGGCTACAGGATTTACAAAGTGCTGCTGAGCCTTCCTGAAAAGGTCGTGGCCCCGCCTGAACCTGAGAAAGAGGAGGTGGCCAAGGAGGAGGTGGCCAAGGAGGAGGTGCAGAGTGAGGGCACCGCGGCCGAGTCAGACGTGCCGCCC AAGGAAGATGGGCTTCTGCCCAAGCCCCCATCttctgggggagaggaagaagagaaacccCGGGGTGAGACGTCCGAGGACCTCTGTGAGATGGCCCTGGAcccagagctgctgctgctgcgggaTGACGGGGAGGAGGAGTTCG CAGGGGCCAAGCTGGAGGATTCTGAGGTCCGGTCAGTTGCCTCAAACCAGTCAGAGATGGAGTTCTCTTCACTTCAGGACATG CCCAAGGAGCTGGACCCCTCTGCTGTGCTCCCTTTGGACTGTCTTCTTGCGTTTGTCTTCTTTGATGCCAACTGGTGTGGCTACTTGCACCGGCGAGACTTGGAGAGGATCCTGCTTACTCTTGGGCTCCAGCTCAGTGCAGAGCAG GCCAAACAGCTGGTCAGCAGGGTGGTGACCCAGAACATTTGCCAGTACCGCAGCCTTCAGTACAGCCGCTCAGAGGGCACCGATGGTGGGCTTCCCGAGGAGGCGCTCTTTG GAAACCTGgacctgctccctcctcctgggaAAAGTGCGAAGCCAGGAGCCGCCCCTCTGGAGCACAAAGGCCTGGTGTCCCACAACGGCAGCCTGATCAACGTGGGGAACCTGTTGCAACGTGCAGAGCAGCAGGACAGTGGGCGGCTGTACCTGGAGAATAAGATCCATACACTGGAGCTGAAGCTGG AGGAGAGCCATCACCGCTTCTCAGCCACTGAAGTGACTAACAAGACACTGGCGGCAGACATGCAGGAGCTGCGCACCCGGCTGGCCGAGGCCGAGGACACGGCCCGCACAGCTGAGCGACAGAAGAACCAGCTCCAGCGGCTGCTGCATGACTTCCGGAGGCGCCTGACCCCCCTGCAGCTGGAGATGCAGCGGATGGTTGAAAAG
- the CCAR2 gene encoding cell cycle and apoptosis regulator protein 2 isoform X2 translates to MSQFKRQRINPLPGGRNFSGTASTSLLGPPPGLLTPPVATDLSQNARHLQGGEKQRVFTGIVTSLHDYFGVVDEEVFFQLSVVKGRLPQLGEKVLVKAAYNPGQAVPWNAVKVQTLSNQPLLKSPAPPLLHVAALGQKQGILGAQPQLIFQPHRIPPLFPQKPLSLFQTSHTLHLSHLNRFPARGPHGRLDQGRSDDYDSKKRKQRAAGEPWGAKKPRHDLPPYRVHLTPYTVDSPTCDFLELQRRYRSLLVPSDFLALHLSWLSAFPLSQPFSLHHPSRIQVSSEKEPVPDSGAEPSPADSDPTYSSKVLLLSSPGLEELYRCCMLFVDDVTEPRETPVHPLKQIKFLLGRKEELAVLVGGEWSPSLDGLDPKGDPQVLVRTAIRCAQAQTGIDLSVCTKWWRFAEFQYLQLGPPRRLRTVVVYLPDIWTIMPTLEEWEALCLQKAAEAASRAQEAPVETEPTEQAADASEQAADTSKQNAENPDVTTQQEVDTDLPEAPPPPLEPAVMARPSCVNISLHGIVEDRRPKERISFEVMVLAELFLEMLQRDFGYRIYKVLLSLPEKVVAPPEPEKEEVAKEEVAKEEVQSEGTAAESDVPPKEDGLLPKPPSSGGEEEEKPRGETSEDLCEMALDPELLLLRDDGEEEFGAKLEDSEVRSVASNQSEMEFSSLQDMPKELDPSAVLPLDCLLAFVFFDANWCGYLHRRDLERILLTLGLQLSAEQAKQLVSRVVTQNICQYRSLQYSRSEGTDGGLPEEALFGNLDLLPPPGKSAKPGAAPLEHKGLVSHNGSLINVGNLLQRAEQQDSGRLYLENKIHTLELKLEESHHRFSATEVTNKTLAADMQELRTRLAEAEDTARTAERQKNQLQRLLHDFRRRLTPLQLEMQRMVEKADSWVEKEEPAPSN, encoded by the exons ATGTCCCAGTTTAAGCGCCAGCGGATCAACCCACTTCCAGGGGGACGCAACTTCTCAG GCACTGCTTCAACGTCTCTTCTGGGTCCTCCTCCTGGTTTGCTCACTCCTCCTGTGGCCACAGACCTGTCCCAAAATGCCAGGCACCTTCAG GGTGGCGAGAAGCAGCGGGTCTTCACTGGCATCGTGACCAGCTTGCACGACTATTTCGGAGTGGTAGATGAGGAGGTCTTTTTTCAACTAAG TGTGGTGAAGGGCCGGCTGCCCCAGCTGGGTGAGAAGGTGCTGGTGAAGGCTGCATACAACCCAGGCCAGGCAGTGCCTTGGAATGCTGTCAAGGTGCAAACGCTCTCCAACCAG CCCTTACTGAAGTCCCCAGCACCTCCCCTTCTACATGTGGCAGCCCTGGGCCAGAAGCAAGGGATTCTGGGAGCTCAGCCCCAGCTGATCTTCCAGCCTCACCGGATTCCCCCACTCTTTCCTCAGAAGC CTCTGAGTCTCTTCCAAACATCCCACACGCTTCATCTGAGCCACCTGAACAGGTTTCCTGCTCGGGGCCCTCATGGCCGGTTGGATCAGGGCCGAAG CGATGACTATGACTCCAAGAAACGCAAGCAGCGGGCTGCTGGAGAGCCCTGGGGTGCTAAGAAGCCACGGCACGACCTGCCTCCGTACCGAGTGCATCTCACTCCCTATACTGTGGACAG CCCTACCTGTGACTTCCTAGAACTCCAGCGCCGTTACCGCAGCCTCCTGGTCCCCTCAGATTTTCTGGCTTTGCATCTGAGCTGGCTGTCAGCCTTTCCTCTGAGCCAGCCCTTTTCCCTCCACCATCCAAGCCGCATCCAGGTCTCTTCTGAGAAAGAGCCAGTTCCAGACAGTGGGGCTGAGCCCAGCCCTGCAGACAGTGACCCCACTTACAGTTCCAAG GTACTGCTGCTCTCTTCCCCGGGATTGGAGGAACTGTATCGTTGTTGCATGCTCTTTGTGGATGACGTGACTGAGCCAAGGGAGACACCAGTACACCCTCTGAAGCAGATTAAG TTTTTGCTGGGCCGGAAAGAAGAACTGGCAGTGCTGGTTGGGGGTGAGTGGTCTCCTTCCCTGGATGGCCTCGACCCTAAGGGTGACCCGCAGGTGCTAGTTCGCACTGCCATCCGCTGTGCACAAGCCCAGACTGGCATTGACCTGAGTGTCTGCACAAAGTG GTGGCGCTTTGCTGAATTCCAGTACCTGCAGCTGGGACCCCCAAGGCGGCTCCGGACTGTGGTGGTATACTTGCCGGACATCTGGACCATCATGCCGACTTTGGAAGAGTGGGAGGCCCTGTGCCTGCAGAAGGCTGCAGAGGCAGCTTCCCGGGCCCAGGAGGCACCAGTG GAAACAGAGCCTACAGAACAGGCAGCTGATGCGTCGGAGCAAGCAGCAGATACCTCTAAACAGAATGCAGAAAATCCGGACGTCACCACACAGCAGGAAGTGGACACTGACCTCCCAGAGGCCCCTCCGCCCCCCCTGGAACCTGCTGTCATGGCGCGCCCTAGCTGTGTGAACATCTCCCTCCACGGTATTGTGGAGGACCGGAGGCCAAAAGAAAGGATCTCTTTTGAG GTGATGGTGCTGGCTGAGTTGTTTCTGGAGATGCTGCAGAGGGATTTTGGCTACAGGATTTACAAAGTGCTGCTGAGCCTTCCTGAAAAGGTCGTGGCCCCGCCTGAACCTGAGAAAGAGGAGGTGGCCAAGGAGGAGGTGGCCAAGGAGGAGGTGCAGAGTGAGGGCACCGCGGCCGAGTCAGACGTGCCGCCC AAGGAAGATGGGCTTCTGCCCAAGCCCCCATCttctgggggagaggaagaagagaaacccCGGGGTGAGACGTCCGAGGACCTCTGTGAGATGGCCCTGGAcccagagctgctgctgctgcgggaTGACGGGGAGGAGGAGTTCG GGGCCAAGCTGGAGGATTCTGAGGTCCGGTCAGTTGCCTCAAACCAGTCAGAGATGGAGTTCTCTTCACTTCAGGACATG CCCAAGGAGCTGGACCCCTCTGCTGTGCTCCCTTTGGACTGTCTTCTTGCGTTTGTCTTCTTTGATGCCAACTGGTGTGGCTACTTGCACCGGCGAGACTTGGAGAGGATCCTGCTTACTCTTGGGCTCCAGCTCAGTGCAGAGCAG GCCAAACAGCTGGTCAGCAGGGTGGTGACCCAGAACATTTGCCAGTACCGCAGCCTTCAGTACAGCCGCTCAGAGGGCACCGATGGTGGGCTTCCCGAGGAGGCGCTCTTTG GAAACCTGgacctgctccctcctcctgggaAAAGTGCGAAGCCAGGAGCCGCCCCTCTGGAGCACAAAGGCCTGGTGTCCCACAACGGCAGCCTGATCAACGTGGGGAACCTGTTGCAACGTGCAGAGCAGCAGGACAGTGGGCGGCTGTACCTGGAGAATAAGATCCATACACTGGAGCTGAAGCTGG AGGAGAGCCATCACCGCTTCTCAGCCACTGAAGTGACTAACAAGACACTGGCGGCAGACATGCAGGAGCTGCGCACCCGGCTGGCCGAGGCCGAGGACACGGCCCGCACAGCTGAGCGACAGAAGAACCAGCTCCAGCGGCTGCTGCATGACTTCCGGAGGCGCCTGACCCCCCTGCAGCTGGAGATGCAGCGGATGGTTGAAAAG